One Isachenkonia alkalipeptolytica genomic region harbors:
- a CDS encoding flavocytochrome c, whose protein sequence is MIRKNGIVFLFIMMLLLTAVVGCGTEEGGTEESQEPAVESTDLKDGTYQGRAQGHNSEIAVEVAIEEGKIASIEIIEHEETPVLVDPVFEDVKELMESHNSINIDTVSGATISSIGFRNAVKEAMVEAGATEEMLDQGKKISLDHGVALEEKDYEVVVVGAGGAGLIAAIEAKSQGAEVAIVEKNPFVGGNTLVSGGEFNAPNSWVQEKMDVEDSVEQYMEDTLAGGDYEADEELVRIMAESITEDGEWLRDYVEVEFIEDYLMHFGGHAVPRAIYPIGGSGIELIQKLQAKVHAMDIPVYLETEAKSLILDEDDRVVGLRAENPKGENVHFNGKQGVILTTGGFGANIEMVQEYNPVIDERYKSTNQNSATGDGLRMAQDIGADVTGMEYVQTYPTCNPNTGHLSYVADTRFDGAILVNLEGKRFVEELDRRDVISEGILDQTGEAAYLMWDTSIKENSNMETYMTEFEALEKDDLIVKADTIEEAAGFFGIDESTLKDTVERYNQFAAEGEDEDFQRRGALTALEEGPYYIQKVVPAVHHTMGGLKINKNTQVLSTEGTIIEGLYAAGEVTGGIHGKNRLGGNAISDLIVFGRRAGENATR, encoded by the coding sequence ATGATAAGAAAAAACGGAATCGTGTTTTTGTTCATTATGATGCTGCTACTTACCGCTGTGGTGGGATGCGGAACGGAAGAAGGGGGAACGGAGGAATCCCAGGAACCGGCAGTGGAGAGCACGGACTTGAAAGATGGGACCTACCAGGGTCGTGCCCAGGGTCATAACAGTGAAATTGCAGTAGAGGTGGCCATTGAAGAGGGAAAAATTGCAAGCATCGAGATAATAGAGCATGAAGAGACGCCGGTGTTGGTGGATCCGGTGTTCGAGGATGTAAAAGAATTAATGGAAAGCCATAACAGTATCAACATTGATACGGTTTCCGGAGCAACCATCAGCAGTATCGGATTCAGAAACGCTGTAAAGGAAGCGATGGTAGAAGCCGGTGCAACCGAGGAGATGCTGGACCAAGGGAAAAAAATCAGTTTGGACCATGGGGTGGCTTTGGAAGAGAAGGACTATGAAGTAGTGGTTGTGGGAGCCGGTGGTGCAGGATTGATTGCTGCCATTGAAGCAAAGAGCCAGGGGGCCGAAGTAGCCATTGTGGAAAAGAACCCCTTTGTCGGCGGTAACACTTTGGTTTCCGGCGGAGAGTTCAATGCCCCCAACAGCTGGGTTCAGGAAAAGATGGATGTGGAAGACAGTGTGGAGCAATATATGGAAGATACCCTGGCCGGAGGGGATTATGAAGCCGATGAAGAGCTGGTACGGATTATGGCGGAAAGTATCACGGAAGACGGGGAATGGTTACGGGACTACGTAGAGGTAGAGTTCATTGAAGATTATTTAATGCACTTTGGGGGTCATGCAGTACCGCGAGCCATTTATCCCATCGGCGGATCCGGGATTGAGCTGATTCAAAAGTTGCAGGCGAAAGTACATGCAATGGATATTCCCGTATATTTGGAAACCGAAGCAAAATCCCTTATTCTCGATGAAGATGACCGGGTAGTGGGCCTACGGGCAGAAAACCCTAAAGGGGAGAACGTTCACTTTAACGGAAAGCAAGGTGTGATTTTAACCACCGGTGGTTTCGGTGCGAATATCGAAATGGTACAGGAGTATAATCCGGTGATTGACGAACGGTATAAATCCACGAACCAGAACAGTGCCACGGGTGACGGGCTACGGATGGCCCAGGATATCGGAGCCGATGTGACAGGAATGGAATATGTTCAAACCTATCCTACCTGCAACCCTAATACAGGGCATTTATCCTATGTAGCCGATACCCGATTTGACGGAGCCATTTTGGTGAACTTGGAAGGGAAACGTTTTGTGGAAGAGTTGGACCGTCGGGATGTGATTTCCGAAGGGATTTTAGATCAGACGGGAGAAGCGGCTTATCTGATGTGGGATACGAGCATTAAGGAAAACAGCAATATGGAAACATACATGACGGAATTTGAGGCCTTGGAGAAGGATGATCTGATTGTGAAGGCCGACACCATCGAAGAAGCGGCAGGATTCTTCGGAATTGATGAAAGCACACTGAAAGATACCGTGGAAAGATACAATCAGTTTGCAGCTGAGGGTGAAGATGAAGATTTTCAACGGCGGGGAGCCTTAACTGCTTTGGAGGAAGGCCCCTACTATATTCAAAAAGTAGTGCCGGCGGTGCATCATACCATGGGCGGATTGAAAATCAATAAAAACACCCAGGTCCTTTCCACCGAGGGGACCATCATCGAAGGTCTTTATGCCGCCGGAGAAGTGACCGGAGGCATTCATGGGAAAAACCGTTTGGGAGGCAATGCCATCTCCGACCTGATCGTCTTCGGAAGACGGGCAGGAGAGAATGCAACGAGATAA
- a CDS encoding sensor histidine kinase, translated as MNVIAMLRSFKWRIMLYFGVATTVIFAVGLVMIQWQITNTNIPLTEKANQQVISAKADELGGWIQKRVSELRIITEVPEITEMDRGRFQDFLREMDQSHKKDYESFALVDTEGKAWVTNDTFIDVSDRPYFEEIKKPEKDYAISDPILSHSNQEPIIVIIHKIYRDQEVVGYVNGAIYLENFSRIAKEITMYDGNAWLVDSKGQLFSPEAKPYDGGAKSPYLSPEGREIIHASIPNTRGWSLGIDFSTDLMRADTNRLLYLVFLLGGVMIVMLFVVSWVLAKSITDPIRRLQNQMALVQQGNFDVFCDLKRKDEIGLLGKRFNQMIAEIKRLSQLFRKEQKEKRQAELGILHAQIQPHFLYNTLDAIRWSIIENEKNQSVELLEVLSTYYRIGLNHGEEWVSLEKELDHIEAYLRLIQARYEDRLDYRLRYDEELLNCKVLKLTLQPLVENAVLHGFKQRKDQSFTIVVHIFKEGGELIMSIEDTGPWISENNLEKIKNNLSGKRRMDEEKGFGLYSTNRRVQLTFGEDYGLSFRRKRDKTIVEVRHPCITEETETEPLKKR; from the coding sequence GTGAACGTGATTGCAATGCTTCGATCCTTTAAATGGAGAATAATGCTTTACTTTGGGGTGGCCACCACGGTGATTTTCGCCGTCGGCTTGGTAATGATCCAGTGGCAGATAACCAATACCAATATTCCCTTAACGGAAAAAGCCAATCAGCAGGTCATTTCCGCAAAAGCCGATGAACTGGGAGGATGGATTCAAAAGCGGGTATCGGAGCTTCGGATCATAACCGAGGTGCCGGAGATCACCGAGATGGACCGGGGAAGGTTTCAGGATTTTTTAAGGGAAATGGACCAAAGCCATAAAAAGGACTATGAGTCCTTTGCCCTGGTGGATACCGAGGGAAAAGCCTGGGTGACCAATGATACCTTCATTGATGTATCCGACCGTCCTTACTTTGAAGAAATAAAAAAGCCCGAAAAAGACTACGCCATTAGTGATCCCATTCTTTCTCATTCCAATCAGGAGCCGATCATCGTGATCATCCATAAAATCTACCGGGACCAAGAGGTGGTAGGCTATGTCAACGGTGCCATATATCTGGAGAATTTTTCCCGTATTGCAAAGGAAATCACCATGTATGACGGCAATGCATGGCTGGTGGACTCAAAGGGACAACTGTTCAGTCCTGAGGCAAAGCCCTATGATGGAGGGGCAAAATCCCCGTATTTATCCCCGGAGGGCAGGGAGATTATTCACGCCTCTATTCCCAACACCCGGGGATGGTCCCTGGGCATTGATTTTTCCACGGATCTGATGCGAGCCGATACCAACCGCCTACTGTATCTGGTTTTTCTTCTGGGCGGGGTAATGATTGTAATGCTTTTCGTAGTATCCTGGGTGTTGGCCAAATCCATCACTGATCCTATCCGTCGGTTACAAAATCAAATGGCCTTGGTGCAGCAGGGCAACTTCGATGTCTTTTGTGATCTGAAAAGAAAGGATGAAATCGGCCTGTTGGGAAAGCGCTTTAATCAGATGATTGCCGAGATCAAACGGCTCAGTCAGCTCTTTAGAAAGGAGCAAAAGGAGAAACGGCAGGCGGAGTTAGGAATTCTTCATGCACAAATACAACCCCATTTTCTTTACAATACCCTGGATGCCATCCGATGGTCGATTATTGAAAACGAAAAGAATCAATCGGTGGAGCTATTGGAGGTCTTGAGCACATATTACCGGATCGGATTGAATCATGGAGAAGAGTGGGTATCCCTGGAAAAAGAGCTGGACCATATTGAAGCCTATTTACGACTGATACAGGCGCGCTATGAAGACCGCTTAGATTATCGTCTGCGTTACGATGAGGAGTTGTTGAATTGCAAGGTGTTAAAGCTTACACTGCAACCCCTGGTGGAAAATGCTGTCCTCCACGGATTTAAACAAAGAAAGGATCAGTCCTTTACCATAGTGGTTCATATTTTTAAAGAGGGTGGGGAGTTGATTATGAGCATCGAAGATACCGGCCCGTGGATTTCGGAAAACAACCTGGAAAAGATCAAAAACAATCTCTCCGGAAAAAGAAGAATGGACGAGGAAAAAGGTTTTGGGCTCTACAGTACCAATCGAAGAGTTCAATTGACCTTTGGAGAAGACTACGGCTTGTCCTTTCGTCGTAAAAGGGACAAGACCATTGTGGAAGTTCGCCATCCCTGTATAACAGAGGAAACGGAAACAGAGCCGCTTAAAAAGAGGTGA
- a CDS encoding M28 family peptidase translates to MGYMNKLCIDITERCVGSEGNRQASLFFKERLKSLGWQTISQEFSAMDWKNDGAVLQINKQDFRVQVSPYSLGFQGAAQLESASTIAELENGDFKGKILLLHGELVKEQLMPKNFVFYNPEEHQKIVTALEQSGALALICATERNASLAGGVYPFPLIEDGDFDIPSVYMTEEDGEKILKLIGKTATLKISAERIPSKGYNVVGKIGGEEGKRIVVTAHIDAKKGTPGATDNATGITVLLILAELLQDYKGSRQIELVAFNGEDDYAVPGQMKYITENKGKFENILLNVNIDGAAYKKGKTTFSFFDLPKDIKKASSSSMKGYPDVKEGVQWPQGDHSIFLQYGVPAIAVSSEWFIESDEGQDITHTEKDNMEIVDIDKVIEIAEILNKLIKAIEKMQ, encoded by the coding sequence ATGGGATATATGAACAAACTATGTATTGACATAACAGAACGATGTGTCGGTAGTGAAGGCAACAGACAGGCAAGTCTTTTTTTCAAGGAACGATTGAAGTCTTTAGGCTGGCAAACAATATCCCAAGAATTTAGTGCAATGGACTGGAAAAATGATGGAGCAGTTTTGCAAATTAATAAGCAAGATTTTAGGGTGCAAGTGAGTCCCTACTCCCTAGGTTTTCAAGGGGCAGCCCAATTGGAAAGTGCATCAACCATAGCAGAATTAGAAAATGGAGATTTTAAGGGAAAAATTCTTCTGCTCCATGGAGAACTTGTAAAAGAGCAGCTTATGCCCAAAAACTTTGTTTTTTACAATCCTGAAGAACACCAAAAAATAGTAACTGCTTTAGAACAATCCGGGGCTTTGGCATTGATTTGTGCCACCGAAAGAAATGCGTCCCTTGCAGGGGGCGTTTATCCCTTTCCCCTTATTGAAGATGGGGATTTTGATATTCCCTCGGTATATATGACAGAAGAAGACGGTGAAAAGATCCTTAAGCTTATTGGAAAAACCGCCACCCTAAAAATCTCCGCTGAAAGAATACCAAGCAAGGGATACAATGTTGTTGGCAAAATTGGTGGGGAAGAGGGAAAAAGAATTGTCGTTACAGCCCACATCGATGCTAAAAAGGGAACCCCCGGCGCAACCGATAATGCTACCGGGATAACGGTTTTACTAATCCTTGCAGAATTGTTGCAGGACTACAAAGGCAGCAGACAAATAGAATTGGTTGCATTCAATGGGGAAGATGATTATGCTGTTCCCGGACAAATGAAATATATCACGGAAAACAAGGGGAAATTTGAAAACATTTTGCTCAACGTTAATATTGACGGAGCCGCCTATAAAAAAGGAAAAACGACCTTTTCTTTTTTCGATTTACCAAAAGATATAAAAAAAGCGTCATCGAGTAGTATGAAGGGATATCCTGATGTGAAAGAAGGGGTGCAATGGCCACAGGGTGATCATAGTATCTTTTTGCAATATGGGGTGCCGGCAATTGCTGTTTCCTCTGAATGGTTTATAGAAAGTGACGAAGGCCAGGATATTACCCATACAGAAAAAGATAATATGGAAATAGTAGATATTGATAAGGTCATTGAAATTGCAGAAATACTAAACAAACTAATTAAGGCCATAGAAAAGATGCAATGA